The region AAAGAAGGAAAGCGACAGTTCAGAGTGATAATATCAGAGAGTACAGGAGCTGTGAGttgaagctaaaacaaaacGCCGCAATGAAATGTGTTCTAATTAGGCTTTCTTTTCAGAAGGATTTAGcagaattttttaataaaagcaaaaagctACCATTTTAAACTAGCATGATGCATTAGCCATCAGCACAGTTTGTGCAGTTGGTATTGCTAGGACAGCTGTCTGTGTGTATTCCTTAGAGAGAATGTACCATTACCCCTGAGATTCACATGTTTAGCATGTTCTTCATTGACAAAAAGCAGTAGTTAATACCTCAAAAggttaaaacaagcaaaactgGTTGTGCTCTGTTCTgtcttcctgttatctgcttaAAGTCTTACTCTCTCTTGATCTCTGGCAGCTTCAATGAAAGTTGACAACAGTGTTTTCTTACAGCCTCTCATGTCTCTGTGCTTTCATTTGTTGCACCAAATTAACACTAAAACTTACAAAACTTGAGTCTTCTACAGTCAGTAACACCATCAACACTGAAAAGCGTTGCTGTCATGTGCGACCTAGAAGAGCTTAGCATGACTTGGCCTTGAACTGCCTGAAATTCAATCTTTTTTATTGAAGAAAGGCTGAatttttcagtgtgtgtgtgtgtggggttaCCCTGTCCGTCCGGGTTAAACTCCTCAGACAGCAGGTGATAGCAGCAGCCCACGCCGCAGACGGCCGACAGCTCCGGCTTCGCCACGAACATCCTCAGCGTGCTCGCAGCCAAGTCGCCACACGTGTGCAGGCCGACCATGACGGCTTCCTGGAGTTCGGTGGAAAACACGCagggcaaaaaaaagaagagaacagaGGGAAGAGAACAGAGAAGGACAGGAGAAGATTGATGGTAGAATTTATTGACGATGACAATGGCAGTCACACCACTGACTCGATCTCTACTCCAGCAGGTGTAATTTTAGATGCTGCTGTGGGAGTCAAGTTTGCTACTAACCCATATGGTTTCCTCTACCTTACACACAATAAATGCATTCTCAGaatgtgtggattttttttttggtctcctCACCTCCAGCTCAGTGATGAGATCCCGCAGCTCAGTTTCTGATGTGACATAAGACGTGAGTGGTGAAAACACGCCGTCGGCGCCTTCTCCTCTGCTCCGAGCTTTCTTCTCCAggttctctctcttcctcctctccctctcctccgCACTAAGCTGACTTGGAGGAACTCTGGGGGACGGAGGCTGAATCACATCTGCCGACAGAGCGCTCAGAAAGAGCTCTCCTGCTTCTGGACCGAGCTCCGACTGAGTTTCCGCAGCCGGAGCGTCGACTGACACCCCTACGTCCTGCTGAGAGCCACTTCCCGCTAAAGCGTCCCCGTCCTGATTCAGCCCAGGTTTCCTTTCCACCGTCTCCATTTGAGGCGAGGATTGGGGCTCTGCTTGGGTCCGTGCTGCTTTCGAGCGTTTCTGATACGCTCGTGAGAACTTCTTGAGCTTCCTGTTCCTCTCCTGAGCACCATGCGTGTTAGTGCTGGAGGAGTCAATGCCGAACACCTGGAGGCCGTACTGCAGCGACAGGAAGGAGCTCAGGTAGCCCTTCCCTGACCCCACGTCTATCACCTGGAATTCAATACaatgtttcctttctttacaattattgaaaaatctatttcaataaaaacatgtatatttCACTTTATATTTCTAATGATTACATGAATAAACTTGCATTACTCTACCTGTTTGACTCCACAATGCTGGGTCAAACAAGCCACCACCTTAGACATGCACTGGACTTCATGGGATTTCTTTGAGTTCATAAACTCATCTGGCTCCAGTTTATCTGTTACAAAGAGAAACCCAGTTTAAAAAATCTTGCTTGAGCTCCCCTCTAAAACCTTCATCATCTGAGCTGAACGTTCGTGGACAATCGTCTACTGGTTTTGTATTCTTAGGACAAAGCCCTACCGATTTCTGCACACTCCAACTCGCAGCCTCTCAGGCTCTGCAGTAGCTCATCcctgctcacacacactccAAGGCCAGGAAGGGATTGGGCCTTGGCCGCCTCTAGCAGCTCATGGATGTCAACCAGCCGGTTTGAATGAATGCAAAACCCAAATGTGGTCCTGGAATGCTCtgttgaaaaggaaaaacacaaagtgatactaagtttgaatattaatttattgtctATTGAAGCTGGAGAACTCAATTTGAAAGTGTATCTACCTTCAATAATTCCCAGCTAGAGCGGCTATGATAATGTCAATTAAGGTTGCAGCCAATTAGgaattaataattttgtttataataaTAAGACGCATCCTAATGTTGCCAACTAATGAAACTTTAATGCACAATAGCTCCTCTGAAAGCTTATTTATCTACTTATCCTCTGTTAGTGGAAACAATGGAGAATCTCCAGCTACTTTCCAGCTGACCTCTTGTGCAGTAAGAATCAGTCATGATAACTAGAAGAGGTAAAGAGATTCACAGTACAGGTGAGAGAATGTGTCAAAATCAATGGTGTTGGTTATAAACTCGAATACGTCTTCTGTGGAAGTATGAGTTCAGAAGTACAAATGTTCAGACCCAAatatgtggaaagaaaaacaaatgtcatggttttttatttgtatatatatataaaaaactaatttatttaacatttatgcACTATCATATAAAATacgtattattattattattttagttttaatgtaacgtgagaaaaagttcaaggggaaTTGACACTTTTTGCCAGGCATGCACTGTTTCTCTCTGACGTCTTGTCTATATTTAcccttttctttgtgttttggctCTCCCTGCTGGTCGCTACCGGAACTGACTGCTGCCAGGACCTCTTGTGGCGTCACAGCAATGAACCGCTTCCACACGTCGTGTGTGTAAAACTCGACTGTGTGAGCATTAGCGATGGCGAGAGTCACCGACAGGAACCGCATTACTTCATCTATCCGCCGCTGAATTTCTGTAAGGCTGCAACGGgaagatttcattttgaaaagcgATTTAAAGAGAACCTCAAAAGCATGTGCACTGTTTCCTTCTCATGACGACGTAAACCAAGTCTTTAGTAGTCAAAAACAGTAGTCGATGACTTAAGGcactttctttatattttcctGATATGAAAGCTTACATTTTATGGTCAGTATagtgtagaaaaatatttcattgttaaaatttaaatggCAATTAATTATCTCGTAATTAACAACAGTAGTATGTGTGAAGATTGTAATCTATCCGTAATCGATTATTCTTGCCTGGCTGAACTACGTCATTACGCAGCGTCGGCAGGAAAACAGCATGAGGCTTGAGAACTAGAGAAAGTAGCATAAGAGAGTTATAAACGTCCGGTTTTTCgtgataatttaattttcagatgGCGCCGAcgaaccagaaaagaaaaaacgacGAACCTCAAGTTAAAGATGGCAATtttaggaaagaaagaaaagcgtCAGGTGgagtaaacaagaaaaagaagtgGATCCCACACAACAAAATTTTTGAAGGCAGCGTTAAAGAAGGTATGTATctagtttgttctttttttcaccaTACTATATTACTTAATTTATTAGCTAACCGTTATTGGGTAATGTAGATTTGGactaatttgtaaaataagGTAAACGGAGTATAAtgacaatgtatttttattcaattcatTCCCCATACTTGGTTATGTCCAACCATAAACTTCAGTGTATATccatgaatgtattttttatttattttgaatatagCTGACACTGAGGTTAAATTGCACGTCTACAGATTGTCAGTTGGGTTAAATTTGAACTTttactgggccattctaacatgaATATTCATTTATATAGAGCAGTTTCAAACTCAGGCTCTCTAGTGCTTATGCTACATAGCTTttagatgtgtgtttgttttaacataGACATTGAATATCCCCGatttcttttccaaactttAAAACTATCCTCTCCTAAAGAAATTCAGGATAAGCATTACAACTTCATtatgtttcccccccccccccatcagGTCAAGGGTTTGCTTttaagaaaaaggagaaagtcAGACATGAGTACAACAAACTGCTGAGAAGGGAGCGTAAGAAGAACCCCAAGGCCAATGTGGTGTACAAGGAGGAGTACCCAGAACACCTCAAGCATCTGTACCTGGCAGAGGCTGAGCAACTGAGGAAACAGGCTTGGGAAAACAGAGTGAACAGGAGCAAGCTAAGGATGAAAGGACAGATGAAGGATGGACCTGAAAGTAACGCTGATGTTCCTGATACAGACTTACCTGGAGGATCTGAGCTGATGGACTCTGCTTCTGGGAACCCTGAGCCAACAACATCGGAGCAAGAAAGGTGACAGTTTGGTCTGTTATAACACAAATCCTGTACCAGAGGTAGACAAtcagcagtttgtttctgtgttttcaagGAGTTTGGATGTAGTGTATGtgtcatatttatttgaaatattttttggcatgtaggattcatcatttatttatacaaatgtgaaatgtttctcGGTTAATTTGGGTTTACTCTGTGTGTGCTTGGCATGAACTcaggattttctgtttgtacTTTGTGGTATTTAGTAGTgtgattggaaaaaaaagattaagagTAGGTGCTTCTGAATTTCTTAACCAGAAATTAATCACGCgtacatttctttttagttttccaATAAGCAACCGCATGCGAAAGAAAATGCAACGGAAGACATCTTACCAGAAGACGAAGGAGGAATTTGAGAACGTTCAAGAAAAACGGAGACTAAAGAAAGAGGTGAAGCATATGCCTTACTTATTTAATGCTAGATGAATTCGCTGACCTTTTGTGACTTTCATTCGATTTCTTACTTAACAGGCATACCTGAAGAAcaagcagcagagagaagaagcCATTCAGAGGTACAAGCAGAAAAAAGTCGAGACTTTCCGCCTGCTGAGACAGAAGACTAAGAAAGGACAGCCGAACTTGAACGTTCAAATGGACTATTTACTTCAGAAGATCCAAGGAACTGATAAATGACTCCTCTGCTTGAACTGCCTCCCCGAAGGAGGGCTGTGATTTTGTTCTCTGTTCGCCTGGAATGACAAATTCTCAGCTGTAACTGAGGAAAAACCTTTACATCTTATGTTTCAAgttattttgtaacatttgtgTGCAGTGGGACTGTCAAACCACCAGATGGCACTGTGGTGTGGAGATATgtcttgttttttaagtttgtttcttgtgtaaaataaaagaaaagaaagcacttttttttcctttaaactaacacaaaatcattgtttttgaccaataaaacaccaacaatCAACTCCTCAGTTGACTGTTGGTGTgtgattttacttttccacTGTGAGTTAAATCATTAAACGTTCAAGAAATCGTGATTTTAATTTGCTGTCATCAAGCAGATTAAATGCTCTCAGCCTACAGAAACTAGAGTTAAACCTGCGCTCTgctctgtgtgtgcatgcgGCGGCTGAGCCCAGGCTGAAAAGCCTCAGGCTGCTTCCTCATGACTTCACATGGTTGCAGAATGACTTGTTGAGCAGTCCTCTGCAAGACTGGACTTCCTAAATGCAGAACACGCTCAATGCTTTGTTGATATGAAGATTAGAGGAAGACTTCTGCGCTAACAAGTCAAGAAGGGTaagacattttttgttctttttttggagTTTGACAGAGTTCCATCTTGAAGGTGTGAGAATAAATAACTGTCCATGATGTTGAGAGTtggaaacattaaatttaagTAATTTAAGGTAAATCATCCGCATGCAGGGActcgatttatttatttttgagggAGTCGTTTTTGCattgttcctgttttctgtAAAGCTGAACATCTCTccaaaaagcaaagtttttcttaaataaatctaAGTGCACGCAACATGTTGATTTTATGAACTTTACATGGTTTTGAATAAGTGAGACTACACTCCCGTCCTGAAGTGAACAACTTTGTAAACCAACAAGCGGAAGTGCAACACCTGTTGAGGAATCGCCACCACAGTTTTACAGGCATTATCCTGTCTTGTTCTGTATGGTGGGGAACGAATATGATCCTTCACACCACATTTGTGTATCTCTGAGCTGTTTTTCTTGcacagaagggaaaaaaaagggaagtaCTGTATAGCTGCATGGTTATGTAACTACATTTATCCAttcctttacaaaaaaatctatcttttAGCACTTTAAGACATTGTGAGGCAAAAATGAAGCATGAAATCtaacttcttttttatttttttgttttgttaatacAGAACCCTTTCCTAATTTGGAGCACATTCACAACTTGTCTCCAGGCCCATCATTCTGGTGCTGCGTTTTACCTCCAAGATCATGGTGACTGTAAAAGCTTTGGGGGGTTTTGAGAGGGAGCCAGTGAAgtgaagttttctttctttttccctaTGACCACCACAGAGGTGAATGCCGTTTCCCACACATTGTGTCGTTGAAGAGTGCCGGgcatggaggaggaagaagtcAGGGTGAACGGCTGTGGACGGAGAGGGTCGGAGTGGGGTCACATCGCCCTGCTGGATAAGACCAAGGAGTTCTTTCAGACCTGCGACGTGGAGGGGAAAGGCTTCATCACCCGCACTGATATGAGGGTGTGTTTCTGATCGAGCCTAACcttttattatgactttagcTGGAAATTGAAAGTATTTTCACTAAATCTGGTGAATGTAAGAAGttaaatctcttttaaaaaatatacagataaaGTTGATCAGAGGTTACTTAGCAAATCAATTATAATAATATCTGGGTAAGTATTCATGctcctttaacatttttgtttggcGTTTCTCCTGTAAATAGAATTTCTGATGCCGAGTTTAAATTGCACCCAACTTGAGTCTTTTTAGTAATTATGGAACTTCTGAAGTCAATTGGTTATTTAGTGGGGTGGAGGACAGAAAGGGGGGATGAAAACTAATTGAATTTTCATTTGTAGCATGTTTTTCCAATCCATTTTCCACTTTGTGCATGtccgtcacataaaatctcagtgtacaaatacactgaagtttgtagcTGCAACACGACAATGTGAAGAAGTGTAAGGGGTGTGGacacaaaactttgaaaagatCGTTTTTTTtcaaggatgaaaaaaaaaaattctgaacaaTCTGGATGCATTAAAGCTCTGCTGAGAAGAACAATAGGTGATGTGTTCACGCTTTTATCGGCGACACCATTTAGTCTCCTCTTTGGCATTAATAATGGTGAATAATGAGCAGGAAACACTCAGTGACACCCCTTCAGGCTCTGttctggattcttttttttccatttataatGAGTGGGAGGGGAGGCACATTGCCCTCTCAGTGCACCCAAACAACCCTAGAAGGGCTGGAGGAGTACCACTGACAAAAAGCTTTATGCGT is a window of Gambusia affinis linkage group LG23, SWU_Gaff_1.0, whole genome shotgun sequence DNA encoding:
- the mettl25 gene encoding methyltransferase-like protein 25: MKSSRCSLTEIQRRIDEVMRFLSVTLAIANAHTVEFYTHDVWKRFIAVTPQEVLAAVSSGSDQQGEPKHKEKEHSRTTFGFCIHSNRLVDIHELLEAAKAQSLPGLGVCVSRDELLQSLRGCELECAEIDKLEPDEFMNSKKSHEVQCMSKVVACLTQHCGVKQVIDVGSGKGYLSSFLSLQYGLQVFGIDSSSTNTHGAQERNRKLKKFSRAYQKRSKAARTQAEPQSSPQMETVERKPGLNQDGDALAGSGSQQDVGVSVDAPAAETQSELGPEAGELFLSALSADVIQPPSPRVPPSQLSAEERERRKRENLEKKARSRGEGADGVFSPLTSYVTSETELRDLITELEEAVMVGLHTCGDLAASTLRMFVAKPELSAVCGVGCCYHLLSEEFNPDGQEKPLQAACGFPLSQYLRNQSCFCGRNARMSACLALERVSLGQGIQMESLFYRAVLHVILRDHYSSYKSGKRVGNVYSKAKSFVDYVRRALHRLELDDSKLCDSDIQRYHDTYKARMDEMHAFNMLKVALAPCIEGLILLDRLCYLKEQEGVSFSALVQLFDPLLSPRCYAVVGLKSNSTKVKS
- the ccdc59 gene encoding thyroid transcription factor 1-associated protein 26 homolog; translated protein: MAPTNQKRKNDEPQVKDGNFRKERKASGGVNKKKKWIPHNKIFEGSVKEGQGFAFKKKEKVRHEYNKLLRRERKKNPKANVVYKEEYPEHLKHLYLAEAEQLRKQAWENRVNRSKLRMKGQMKDGPESNADVPDTDLPGGSELMDSASGNPEPTTSEQESFPISNRMRKKMQRKTSYQKTKEEFENVQEKRRLKKEAYLKNKQQREEAIQRYKQKKVETFRLLRQKTKKGQPNLNVQMDYLLQKIQGTDK